The sequence below is a genomic window from Candidatus Eremiobacteraceae bacterium.
CACTTTTCGCACTGCCAAAAACGTAAAAGCCGGCTGTCGACCAAGTCAACGCCGGCTCTATGCACTGATACTACCGTATCACGTCGACGTTGTCCACACCGGGCTGTGAATAACCTGTGTATAAAGCCCTGAATTCCAATCTACGGGACACAGGGTGCCAGCTCGTTGCCGCGGGCCGGGCATCGTAGATTGTATCTTGTGCTACTACATACAGCGTCGAGCGTCGCGTGTTACTCGCGCAATTCGATTAGCCAACGCTTCGATTTGACCGCGTTTCACATAGACTCGCACAACACCCCGTGGTTTCCGACTCCACGTCGGACCTCCGGCAAAGTGAGGACGCGCGGGGGCGCACGTCTTTGCGCTATCAGTCTTCAGTGTGGGCGCTTCGCATCGGTATCATCGCGGGAGGTCGCGCTGGCGTCGCATCTCACGTCTGGAGCATCCACGATCTGCTTCGGAAAAGTGATAGGAGACGCAAAATTCGAAATCACAAAGCGGAGAAAAACGGTAAAAGACCGCGCTTGTTAGACCCTCGAAAAGGCTTTGAGACTTGTTTTTTTCTGGGTGCCGGACCCACGTCATAAACTGTATCGCCGTGGTGATCCATCGGCATCCGATTCAGAGTCTCGCCAAACGACCCTTGCTGTGCACAAATTGGACCGCCCTCATCCCGGAGGGAGCCACTTCGGTGGAAAGCTGGCGTTGACGCTTTGCGGACGTTAGCGCATTTGTGACCGATTCGCAGGATGTTAGCGCATTTGTGATGCCACGGTTAGTGAAACTCTGAACACTGTTACGCTTAGAGAACTATGGTTTTTAGCCTTATTTCTGACGCCCTACACCGCCGCCGATGAGCGCGTGGGCGGACACCGTGTGGTGGGGCGCGCGAAACGGCCGCTGCGTGACCAATCGCGATGCATGCCGGAGCAGTCCGCTCACGCTGTACAATTTCGTGACTTCGAGCGCTTCCTCGCGAGTCATGGACGGAAGTATGGATGGCATGCGACGCGCGAGCATGGTCTTGCCGCTCCCGGGCGCGCCGACCATCAACAGATTGTGGCCGCCCGCCGCCGCGATTTCCATGGCCCGTCTCGCGCGCAGTTGTCCGCGTACGTCTTCGAGATCGTCGACATATGCGATATGTTCGTCGCGCGACGGCGGCGCGTTGAGGTCGCCGCCGGACTGCGTGGCAGGTTCGCCGCGCCCGAGTACGATGTCGACGGCTTGCTGCAATGTGCGGACCGGATGCAACATGAGGCCATCGACGAGCGCGGCTTCGGCCAAGTTCTCGGCGGGGAGCATGAGCCGCCGGTACCCAGCCCGCTTGATGCCGATGGCCGACGGCAAAACGCCCGGCACCGATTTCACCGATCCGTCGAGCGCGAGCTCGCCCAAGCAGACGACGTCGCGCAGCCGCTTCGCATCGATCTGCTGATCCATGCCTAAAATGGTGAGCGCGAGCGCAAGATCGAACATGGCGCCCGCTTTTTTTATGTCGGCGGGCGCGAGATTCGCAACGACCTTGTAGCTGGGAAAGAGAAAGCCCGAAGACCGAACGGCCGCGTTCACGCGTTCTTTGGATTCCTGAATGGAGCGATCCGCAAGTCCGATGATGTGGATGCCACCATCTGCGACCGGCACGCCGACGACTTCCACGCGAACAACGAATGCGTCGATGCCGCGCAGCGCGGCGGCATATCCGATGGCAAGCATACGTGATATGTCACCCGGCGTCGGCGGCCGGTCTAGCTTCCCTTAGTAAAGGCCGCGAAGCTCGGGAAGGCGTACACTTTGTCCGGAAACGTTGCTACTTCGCTCCAGACCACGCCGAACCAACGTTTAAGCTACCTTAACAGGACCGCACCTGTTATACACATATCCACATGCTCTGCGAATCACAATGTGGATAAGGGTGAGTACTAGTGTCGGCGCAGAGCTTCATACGGGCGGTTTGGCCCGGACAGCAGTACGCGAAACAGTGCAGGAGGATGTGCTCGTGAGATGCTTCGGAATAAATATCGCCGTCTGCGTAGGAGCGATCGCGCTTGTTGCGGGTTGCTCCGGTAGCAGCAGCGATAAGAGCGCGAGTGGAAACGCGACCGGCTCGACCACAGCAGCCGGCACGAAGACGATCGGCGTCTCCATTCAGGATCTGCAGGCTCAATTCTATGAGGACATGGAGGTCGGCATGAAAGCCGAAGCTGCGAAGTACGGTTATGCCGTCACGTTCGTCGACGCCAATCGCGATCAGGCCAAGCAGACATCGCAAGTTGAGGACTTCATCAGCAAAGGCGTGAACGCGATCGTTCTCACTCCGGCGGACTCCAAGGCGGTTGGTTCGGCGATCGTCGAAGCCAATCAAGCCAACATTCCGGTGTTCACGGCAGACATCGCAAGCTCGTCCGACAAAGGCGTGGTCATCGCGCACGTCGCCTCCGACAATGTGGCGGGCGGCAAAGTCGCGGCGCAGATACTGTGCAAGGCCTTGGCTGGACCCGGCACGGTGGCGATCATCGATCAGCCGGAAGTGACGTCGGTGCAAGACCGCGTCAAAGGTTTCAAAGACGGACTCGCATCGTGCAAGGGCGTCACGATCGTGGCCGACCAATCGGCGGGCGGCGATCAGACCAAAGCCGCGACCGTGATGGACAACTTGCTGCAGACCTATCCCAACCTCCGGGGTGTGTTCGGCATCAACGACAACTCGGCGCTCGGCGCGCTTTCCGCCGTGAAGTCGGCGGGCAAGGCCGGCAAGATCAAGATCGTGGGCTACGACGCAAGTCCGATCGCGCAGCAAGCCATCGATACAGGCGACATGGCCGGCGATCCGCAGCAGCATCCCGACCAGATCGGGAAACTGACCATCGACGCGATCCACGATTATTTCGCCGGCAAGACGCCGGCCAAACTTATCCCGGTGGCGGTGGGCTCCTACACGACGCATAGCAAGCCGTAAGCGCCGCGTGGATCAAGTGCCGTACCTCGCGATGCGCGGCATCGCCAAGACCTATCCGGGCGTTCGGGCGCTCGACGGCGTGGATTTCGATGTCCGCTCCGGCGAAGTGCACGCGTTGGTCGGTGAAAACGGCGCCGGCAAATCCACACTTATGAAGATCCTCGCCGGCGCGGTGGCGCCGGATACCGGAGAGATCGACGTCGAAGGCAAGCGCGTGACCATCGCATCGCCGCGCGACGCCGAACGGCTGCGCATCGCCATCATCTATCAAGAATTCAACCTCGTTCCCGGTCTCGACGTCGCCGCAAACGTGCTCCTCGGGCGCGAGCCCGTGCGCGGCGCAAGACTCGACCACGCGGCGCTCTACGCGCGCGCGAACGAGATCTTCACGCGGCTCGCGGTCATGGTGCCCCTGCGCGCGGAAGTGCGCATGCTGTCGGTTGCGCAGCAACAGATGGTCGAAATCGCCAAAGCGCTCTCGGTCGATGCGCGCGTGATCGTCATGGACGAGCCGTCGGCGTCGCTCACGCCCGATGAGGTCGCAAAACTATTCGACGTCATCCGCACCCTGACAAAGGCCGGCGTGGGCGTCGTCTACATCTCGCACCGGATGGAAGAGATCTTCACCATCGCCGACCGCATCTCAGTGCTGCGCGACGGCCGCCTTGTCGAAACGGGCGACGCAAAATCGTACGACATCGGCAGCGTCATCCGTTTGATGGTGGGCCGTCCGCTCGACGCGCATTTCCCCCAGCCGGGCCAGTACAACGCACCGGGAGGCGCAGCGCAGCCACGATTATCGGTGCGCGAACTCACCTTGCGCGGGCGCATCAACAACGTGTCGTTCGACGTGGCGCCAGGCGAGATATTCGGGCTCGCCGGCCTCGTCGGCTCCGGACGCACGTCGCTGTTGCGCGGCATCTGCGGCGCGGACATCCCAACGTCGGGCACCGTCTCACTCGATGGTGCTGTGTTGACCATCAGAGGACCGCACGACGCGATCGCCGCAGGCCTCGCGCTTGTGACCGAAGACCGGAAGGCGCAGGGCCTCGTGCTCGGGATGACCATCCGCGAAAACGTCACGCTGCCGCATCTCGACCTCTTCGCGCACTATCTTGTGGTGGATAAGCGGGAGGAGACGAGTGCGGTCGCCAAACTCAGCGCCGACTTGCGCATCCGGACGCCATCACTCGAACAATTGGCCCGCAATCTATCGGGCGGCAATCAACAAAAAGTCGTGCTCGCGAAATGGCTTCTCGAACGCGCGAGCGTGATCTGCTTCGATGAGCCCACGCGCGGCATCGATGTCGGCGCGAAGGCGGAGATCTACGATCTTATGACCCGGCTGGCGGCGCAGGGGACGGCCATCGTGATGGCGTCGTCGGAATTGCCGGAAGTGCTCGGGATGTCCAGCCGCATCGGCGTGATGCGCGGCGGACGCATCGTGCACGTCTACGCGCGCGGTGAAGCCACCCAAGAATCGATCATCGAGTTCGCCACCGGAGCGTCTGCGGCGTAGATGACTGCAGGCCGCCGCCAAGCGCTGTTCCGGCTCGGGATATTCATCGTCGGCATGACCGTGCTGCTGATCGCGCTCGACCACTGGACGCATGGCGCGTTCCTGCGTCCGTTCAACGTCAGCAACGTGTTGAAGCAGATCGCCGTGTATGCGGTCCTGGCGGTCGGTCAAACCCTTGTGATCATCACGGCCGGCATCGATCTCTCCGTCGGCTCGCTGATCGCGCTCACCGGCGTTTTGATGGCGGGCTTTATGGTCGGTCAATCATCCGACGCGTTGGGTTTGCTCATCGCGCTGGGAGTCGGCGTCGGCACGGGCGGGGTCGCCGGCGCGGTGAACGGATGGCCGGTCGTCAAATTCAATCTGCCGCCGTTCATCACCACGCTCGCGATGATGCTCATGGCGCGCGGATTGGCGTTCCTTTATTCCGGCGGCCGTCCGATCGAGATCAACAACGCGGCATTCAACGCCATCGGCGGCGGCACGATTCTCCCGGGCATCGGAAAGTTCATCGGCCTGCCGGGCATCCCCGTTCCGGTGATCGTCATGCTCGGCGTCGTACTGGCCGGTCATTTCTTGCTCACGCAAACGCGCTTCGGCCGCTATGTGTACGCCATTGGCGGCAACGAAGAGGCCGCGCGTCTTTCGGGCATCAACGTCGGCGCCGTGAAGATGGGCGTCTACATCATCTGCGGTGCGCTCGCCGGGCTTGCCAGCCTTCTGTTGGCCGGCCGCTTGAGCACCGGCATCCCGCAGTCCGGTTCTGGCTACGAGCTGCAATCGATCGCCGCAGTCGTCGTCGGCGGCACGTCGCTCATGGGCGGCCGGGGCTCGATCGTGGGCACGTTCGTCGGCGCGCTGCTCATCGGCGTGCTGAACAACCTGATGAATTTGCTCAACGTGCAGTCGTACGCGCAGGAAGTCGTGCTCGGCGCGGTGATACTCATTGCCGTACTGCTCGACGAGCTCCGCAAGCGGTTCTTCGTCTCAGGGTAAAGGAGCATGGAAGACCAGATTTGGGAGCGCCTCGACCCGCTCATCGCCCGCTGGAAGAAATTTGAGCCACACACAGACGCCGAGCGTCTGTCGGCTTTGGAACATTCGCCGACGTCGGAACTGCAGCGGCTCATCCGCGAAGTCGATGGCGCAAAAGAAGACATCGACGCCTACTGCGCGGTCTTGAAGAAGAAATACGGCGTGTTCGACAGCGGCGAGCTTGGCGCCGATACGCCTGCCGACCAAAAAGACGAGAAGCGTTACGAAGCGCTCGAAGCGCTAAAACGGGCTTACGAAGAAGCGGCCGAGGAGATCACCGACCGGGAATCGGCCGGCGAATCCTAAGCTTTAATCAGATCTTCCACGTGGATGCGGGCAGTGTGACGTTGCCCTTGTAATCCGAATAGCGAACGCGATCCACGACGACGTCGCCCTGGTATTCGTCGTACTCGACCGGCAGATGATCGCTGCCGAAGATCATCACGACCTTCGTCACCCCCGACTCCGCCGCTGGGTCCAGCACGATGGCGGTGAGCGTCGTTAGGCCGGCCACATCCTTTGCGTCGAGCGCCGACGTCTTCAAGCCTTTGATGCGCGACAGCAAAGCGCCGAACGACGCTTGAGCCACCGTCGTGCCCCGCAGACTGACGGCTTTGGGATCGTGGATGTTGAGGTGCAGCCTAACAAACGACAAGAAGCCGCCCTGATGGCCGTAGACCGTGTCGCCGCCCTGCCACACCGCCGCCCCGCCGCGGCCGGCACCGCCGACGATGTCCATGCGCATGTTGTTCGGCCGCGAAAATGCGAGCTTGTACGTGCGGTCTTGCACGTCTTTGCCGCGCACTTCGTGTGCCGCGATCGTGCAGGTGTACGTGTGAACCGCATCCCAGGCCGACGTAAACTTCGCGAGCGCGACGTCGGCGGCTTGCGTGCCCAGCGCGGTGTGGGGCACGGATAAGAACGCAACGAGGGCCGCGGCAGCCGCCGCGACCATCGGGTTCATTTTCTTTGCACCCCTCGTCTGGGCAGCGCTTCCACCGAACCCAATGCGAACATGCTTCCCGTGTCTGCAGTGCTGGCGACGCCGATGAGCACGTCGAACTGCGTGTGCGTGGTGACGTACTCGATTGCGCGCGCGAGGGGCGCGCCCGCGTAGCGATTTTCTCTGTACGTCCCCATAACGATAAGCCGGGCGTGTTCGTCGCTGGCGGCTCGGATGATGGCCGGACCTGCTTGACGGTCCCGGATCGTGCGCGTGTGGACTTCGAGCCCGGCCTTTCGGCCGATCTCCTTGGCGGCGGTGAGCACTTCGAGCGCCTCGCGCTCTTCCTTCGGCAGGACGGCGGCGATGGGCAACGTCATCGGGACCTCGATGACGTAGATCGCGAGCACGTCGATGTGCTGTCCCTTTGCCATTTTCACAGCGAGCGCCATGAGCACTTCAGATTTGATGTCGGCCGAGAACACGACGAGCACATTGCGGGTGATGTGCTTGGCGTTGAACGCCGCGCTTTCGGCGATCCGCACCGTGCGATTGGACGGCGGATGCAGCATCCAAAAAAGTGTGGTGCAGATCGCGGCGGCGATGCCGGCGGCAAGTGCGATGCCGAGCGGGCTGAAGAATGGTTGATACATCGGCGGTCAGCCCATCTCGCGTACGCCGCGCAGATAGATCAGGCCGCGCCAGATGCCGGCGGTGGCGAGCACGGCGAGGATAGCATAGACGAACATAGCTTGAGTGGACACTTGAGTTTGAGCCGCAAGCCGCGCGATGCCGAGAAACGCGCATAGCGCGATCGCGAAAGACGTGAACACTTTGTAGCGCAGGCGATTGACGGGTTGCAGCATGAGAGCCGGACGTGCTTCGCGGGTGCCGGAGGGGGGTCCTCGGAATCGCGCTTAACTTGCGTCGAGCGCCCTCAGGTGCGTTTCAGCGTCCTTCACATCGGCGAACATACGTTTTTCCCGCAGCACCGGAAGCGCCTTATTCAGATATTCGCGCGCGGCGGTGATATCGCTCGGCAGCGCGGTGGCGGACGCCTTGACCTTGGCGCAGTAGAGCGCGCCGAGCCGCGCATACGTGCGCGCTAGTTCAGACGGATGATTAAGCGGCGTCAGCATGCCGACCGCGGCGGTGTAGTGGTCTTCCGCCGCCCGCCAATTCTGCTCGCGCGCCGCGATCATGCCTTGCATGGCGCGGGCGATGGCTGCGGTGAAGGTCTTGCTCGAGACCAGGTCGCCTTTGAGGTAACCGCCGGTCGGCGGCTCGCGCTTGATGGTCTCGGCGGCGCCGTTTGCGGTCTGTGCGGCCGCTTGCGGTGACGCGAGCGGCGTGTGCGCGACCGTTTCGGCCGTTTCTTTTCGCGCACGGTCGGCGCCGGCGTCTTCGAGTTTGGCGGCCGCGCGGGAGAGCGCCACCTGTACCACTTTCAGATCGACGATCAGAGACGCGGCGTCGGAGTAGCGGCGCGTCGGATCTTTTTCGAGCAGGCGCATGATGATGCGGTCCAGCGATGCCGGCACGAGCGGGTTGATCTGGCGCGGCGGCTTCGGCCGATCGTTCACGTGCGAGAACATCACTGCGACGAGATCGTCGGATTCATGCGAGAAGGGCAATTTGCCGCACAGCAATTCGTAGAGCAGCACGCCGACAGAATAGAGATCGCTCGTGCGATCGCCGGATTTGCCCAAGAACCGCTCCGGCGGAAGATAAGCGATGGTGCCGACGATCTCGCCGCTTTGCGTCAAGTTCGAGACGTCGGACATCCGCCGCGCGAGACCGAAGTCCATCACCTTGAGCGAATGGTCGTCGGTCAACATGATGTTGCCGGGCTTGATGTCGCGATGGATGATGCCCTGGCCGTGCGCGTACTGCAACGCTTCGAGCAACTGCACCGTGATGTTGATGGCGTCGTCGAACGATATCTTCGAGCGGTCGATGTCGCGCATCGTCTTGCCGCGCACGTATTCGAGGATGATGTACGACATGTCGCGGTCGACGCCGACGTCGTAGACGGCGACGATATTCGGATGGTTGAGCCGCGCCATGCTCTGCGCCTCGAGCAAGAACCGGCGGCAGACCTCATCCGAGCGTTCGGTGAGGACTTTGACGGCGACGTCTCTCTCGAGGACGTGATCGATTCCGCGGTAGACATCGGCCATGCCGCCGCTGCCGATCTTCTCGATGATGCGGTAGCGGTTAGCGAGAACGCTGTCGATTGCGATTTGCATGCTGAGGATCAGAGGCTACGAGGCAAAAGCGGCTTTCATATGTGTAATATCGGTGGTTTTCGGGGTCTTCATGATGCAGATGACGTCAAAGCGGATGCGGCCGAACACGCGACCGCAAAATCCGAGGTATTGCTGTGCCGCTTTGCGGACTCGGGCCTGTTTGACGGCCGTTACGGCTTCGAGGGGCGTACCGCGCGCGAGCGTCCGGCGTAGCTTGACTTCGACGAAAACGAGCGTGCCGCCGTCCAACGCGATGACGTCGATCTCGCCGCCCCGGCACCGGAAATTGCGCTCGAGAACGTGGTAGCCGCGCTCGATGAGATAACGCGCCGCGGCCGCCTCGCCGGCTGTGCCTTCGGCGGATCGAGTTGAGACCGGTTTCTTCAAGGGCTGCCGCCATCGGCGAACGCGAAGAGCGTGGGCTGCATGACGGGAGCGAACGACCGGCGGTGCGCCGAGCACGGGCCGAGCCGGTCGAGCGCCGCGAGGTGCTCCTCGGTGCCGTAGCCGCGGTTGTGGCTGAAGCCATAGCCCGGGTGTGTTTCGTCGAGCATCTCCATATATTCATCGCGCGCCACTTTGGCGACAATGCTCGCCGCCGCGATCGCCGCAGACTTGCCGTCGCCGCCAATGATAGCGGTCTGCGGCGCCGCGCATTGCGGAATGTGCACGGCGTCCACCAACACCCGGCACGGCGGGAACGGCAGCTGCGCGAGTGCGCGCGCCATCGCCAGGCGTGTGGCGCCGAGGATGTTGATCGCGTCGATCTCCTCCGGGCCCGCCCATCCTATCGCGAAGAACGCCGCGCCGGCGCGGATCTGCGCGGCAAGGGCCGCGCGCCTGATCGGCGTGACGAGTTTGCTGTCGTTGAGGAATTCGAGCAAGAGAGGCTTCGTGAGGACAACGGCGCACGCGGTGACGGGCCCGGCCAGCGGGCCCCGTCCGACTTCATCCACGCCGCACACCATCTGCGCACCGCTTTCCCAAGCAGAGCGTTCGTAGAGGTGGAGCTTCGTGAGTCGGCGTCGTTCGCGTGGGGTCACGGGCGCGATCACTCCGGTGATTCGAAAGTGATTTTCGGCAGCGCGCCGTCGCGGAATCGAGCGATGAGTTTGCGCGCAGCGTTGCGCGCATCGATTTCGCCTCCGCGGCGGATCATCCCGTGCCGCCGGGCATATGCGGAGAGTTCATATTCGTCGGCATCGGCGGGACGATGGACTCGCAGCCACTCGCCAAACTTTGCGACGACCTCTTCTGCGTCGAACGCCGAATCCGGCAAACTGCCGCACAACGCGAGCTGCCACGCGGCCGCCGCGCTCGTGATCTTTGGCGCCAAAATGCCCGGCGTATCGAGCAGTTCCACCGCGTCGCCGATGGTCAGCCATCGCACCTGGCGCGTGACTCCGGCCTTGGCCTGCGCCACCGCGCGCTTACGCCTGCCGAGCGCGTTGATGACCGAAGACTTGCCTGTGTTCGGCGCGCCGATGACGGCGGCTCGCAGCCGGCCCTCGCGCGGCCGTTGTGATAGGAGCGAGTTGCGAACGCCCTTGAGCGTGACCGCGTGCGTTCCGACACCCGCAAAGGCCGTGATGCCGTCGTGCGCCAGCTTTGCAAGCCAGCGGTCGGTCATGTCCGGATCCGCCAGATCTTCGCGATTCAAGAGCACGATGCGGCGCTTGCGAGAGAGCGATGGGTGCAGCCCGGTCGCTGCGGTCGCGCGCGGGATCCGAGCATCGCGCACCTCGATCACCGCGTCGATGACCGCCGCGTTTTCGACGACCGCGCGAAGACCCGCAGCCATATGACCGGGAAACCAGGACGCCTCCGCCTTGGGTGGCTTAGCGGAGCCGCTGGGCACGGGTCAGCGGCCAGACGACGAACGTGGCGCGCCCGATCACCGATTCGACCGGGACCGGCCCAAACGCGCGGGAGTCGTCGGACTGCGCGCGGTTGTCGCCGAGGACATAGATGCTGCCTTTGGGGATGGAGACCGGCGCAAGATCTTCGCGGTCGCTCGACGCATCGGTGAATCCGTCGAATTGGGCGCCGTTGACGAACACTTTTCCGTGCACGGTCGCGACTTTGTCGCCTTCGAGGCCGGCGACGCGTTTGAGCAAGATCCGCCGGTCGTCGCCGGTGCCGTGTTCGAAGGCGACGAGATCGCCGCGCAGGATCGGATGCAATCGAAGATCGACGATCGGCGCGTCCGGCGCCATTGGGTTTGCGACGCGGAGATTGAATGCGAGCGTGTCGATCAGCACGTGTTCGCCGCCGGTCAACTGCGGCTCCATGCTTTGTCCGTCGACTTGCGGCAAACGGTAGAAGAACAACAGGATCAGGCAAAGCAAGACCGCGGCTTGGATAGCCAGGCCGGCAATGTGCATCAGTCGGCCCCGCGAGGCTATGCGCCTGCGGTCTTCGTGTAAGAGGTCGTCGAAGTCCGCCGCCGGTTCGCGCAGCGGGTCGGTCGTGTCGGGTAGGCGTGGACTATACGCTGACACGGACTGTTGTGTTCATGCCGAACCGCGCGCGCCCCTTTGTATGAGGGTAACGTACTAGGGCCAGTGTACTAGGGCAAGCATCGCTTGCCCATCGCAAAAAATG
It includes:
- a CDS encoding ATP-binding protein, whose translation is MLAIGYAAALRGIDAFVVRVEVVGVPVADGGIHIIGLADRSIQESKERVNAAVRSSGFLFPSYKVVANLAPADIKKAGAMFDLALALTILGMDQQIDAKRLRDVVCLGELALDGSVKSVPGVLPSAIGIKRAGYRRLMLPAENLAEAALVDGLMLHPVRTLQQAVDIVLGRGEPATQSGGDLNAPPSRDEHIAYVDDLEDVRGQLRARRAMEIAAAGGHNLLMVGAPGSGKTMLARRMPSILPSMTREEALEVTKLYSVSGLLRHASRLVTQRPFRAPHHTVSAHALIGGGVGRQK
- a CDS encoding substrate-binding domain-containing protein, producing the protein MRCFGINIAVCVGAIALVAGCSGSSSDKSASGNATGSTTAAGTKTIGVSIQDLQAQFYEDMEVGMKAEAAKYGYAVTFVDANRDQAKQTSQVEDFISKGVNAIVLTPADSKAVGSAIVEANQANIPVFTADIASSSDKGVVIAHVASDNVAGGKVAAQILCKALAGPGTVAIIDQPEVTSVQDRVKGFKDGLASCKGVTIVADQSAGGDQTKAATVMDNLLQTYPNLRGVFGINDNSALGALSAVKSAGKAGKIKIVGYDASPIAQQAIDTGDMAGDPQQHPDQIGKLTIDAIHDYFAGKTPAKLIPVAVGSYTTHSKP
- a CDS encoding sugar ABC transporter ATP-binding protein, whose amino-acid sequence is MDQVPYLAMRGIAKTYPGVRALDGVDFDVRSGEVHALVGENGAGKSTLMKILAGAVAPDTGEIDVEGKRVTIASPRDAERLRIAIIYQEFNLVPGLDVAANVLLGREPVRGARLDHAALYARANEIFTRLAVMVPLRAEVRMLSVAQQQMVEIAKALSVDARVIVMDEPSASLTPDEVAKLFDVIRTLTKAGVGVVYISHRMEEIFTIADRISVLRDGRLVETGDAKSYDIGSVIRLMVGRPLDAHFPQPGQYNAPGGAAQPRLSVRELTLRGRINNVSFDVAPGEIFGLAGLVGSGRTSLLRGICGADIPTSGTVSLDGAVLTIRGPHDAIAAGLALVTEDRKAQGLVLGMTIRENVTLPHLDLFAHYLVVDKREETSAVAKLSADLRIRTPSLEQLARNLSGGNQQKVVLAKWLLERASVICFDEPTRGIDVGAKAEIYDLMTRLAAQGTAIVMASSELPEVLGMSSRIGVMRGGRIVHVYARGEATQESIIEFATGASAA
- a CDS encoding ABC transporter permease, with protein sequence MTAGRRQALFRLGIFIVGMTVLLIALDHWTHGAFLRPFNVSNVLKQIAVYAVLAVGQTLVIITAGIDLSVGSLIALTGVLMAGFMVGQSSDALGLLIALGVGVGTGGVAGAVNGWPVVKFNLPPFITTLAMMLMARGLAFLYSGGRPIEINNAAFNAIGGGTILPGIGKFIGLPGIPVPVIVMLGVVLAGHFLLTQTRFGRYVYAIGGNEEAARLSGINVGAVKMGVYIICGALAGLASLLLAGRLSTGIPQSGSGYELQSIAAVVVGGTSLMGGRGSIVGTFVGALLIGVLNNLMNLLNVQSYAQEVVLGAVILIAVLLDELRKRFFVSG
- a CDS encoding universal stress protein; translated protein: MYQPFFSPLGIALAAGIAAAICTTLFWMLHPPSNRTVRIAESAAFNAKHITRNVLVVFSADIKSEVLMALAVKMAKGQHIDVLAIYVIEVPMTLPIAAVLPKEEREALEVLTAAKEIGRKAGLEVHTRTIRDRQAGPAIIRAASDEHARLIVMGTYRENRYAGAPLARAIEYVTTHTQFDVLIGVASTADTGSMFALGSVEALPRRGVQRK
- a CDS encoding protein kinase — its product is MQIAIDSVLANRYRIIEKIGSGGMADVYRGIDHVLERDVAVKVLTERSDEVCRRFLLEAQSMARLNHPNIVAVYDVGVDRDMSYIILEYVRGKTMRDIDRSKISFDDAINITVQLLEALQYAHGQGIIHRDIKPGNIMLTDDHSLKVMDFGLARRMSDVSNLTQSGEIVGTIAYLPPERFLGKSGDRTSDLYSVGVLLYELLCGKLPFSHESDDLVAVMFSHVNDRPKPPRQINPLVPASLDRIIMRLLEKDPTRRYSDAASLIVDLKVVQVALSRAAAKLEDAGADRARKETAETVAHTPLASPQAAAQTANGAAETIKREPPTGGYLKGDLVSSKTFTAAIARAMQGMIAAREQNWRAAEDHYTAAVGMLTPLNHPSELARTYARLGALYCAKVKASATALPSDITAAREYLNKALPVLREKRMFADVKDAETHLRALDAS
- a CDS encoding YraN family protein — protein: MKKPVSTRSAEGTAGEAAAARYLIERGYHVLERNFRCRGGEIDVIALDGGTLVFVEVKLRRTLARGTPLEAVTAVKQARVRKAAQQYLGFCGRVFGRIRFDVICIMKTPKTTDITHMKAAFAS
- a CDS encoding ribonuclease HII gives rise to the protein MTPRERRRLTKLHLYERSAWESGAQMVCGVDEVGRGPLAGPVTACAVVLTKPLLLEFLNDSKLVTPIRRAALAAQIRAGAAFFAIGWAGPEEIDAINILGATRLAMARALAQLPFPPCRVLVDAVHIPQCAAPQTAIIGGDGKSAAIAAASIVAKVARDEYMEMLDETHPGYGFSHNRGYGTEEHLAALDRLGPCSAHRRSFAPVMQPTLFAFADGGSP
- a CDS encoding GTPase, whose protein sequence is MPSGSAKPPKAEASWFPGHMAAGLRAVVENAAVIDAVIEVRDARIPRATAATGLHPSLSRKRRIVLLNREDLADPDMTDRWLAKLAHDGITAFAGVGTHAVTLKGVRNSLLSQRPREGRLRAAVIGAPNTGKSSVINALGRRKRAVAQAKAGVTRQVRWLTIGDAVELLDTPGILAPKITSAAAAWQLALCGSLPDSAFDAEEVVAKFGEWLRVHRPADADEYELSAYARRHGMIRRGGEIDARNAARKLIARFRDGALPKITFESPE
- the lepB gene encoding signal peptidase I, giving the protein MSAYSPRLPDTTDPLREPAADFDDLLHEDRRRIASRGRLMHIAGLAIQAAVLLCLILLFFYRLPQVDGQSMEPQLTGGEHVLIDTLAFNLRVANPMAPDAPIVDLRLHPILRGDLVAFEHGTGDDRRILLKRVAGLEGDKVATVHGKVFVNGAQFDGFTDASSDREDLAPVSIPKGSIYVLGDNRAQSDDSRAFGPVPVESVIGRATFVVWPLTRAQRLR